The genomic DNA AGATAGGTGGGTTCATGGTCGAGAGGTGCAAATGTGCCAGAGGTGCTGGCGGGAAGTGAAATAGCATCTGCTATGGCTCAGAGGCATATATGTGGAAGGCGATCGCCCCAGGAAACCCCTTGCATAGCCTAAAAGCAGACGAGGGTGGAACATACGTTGAATTGTGTCTCATCTTAGGAGCCCCGATGGGACTGCAGGCTCTCCCTCCAAACAGGACGTAAGTAGACAGTAGACCTTATCGGCAATTAGTTGCTCGACATCCAAATAGATGTAGAAGCCATAAGATCGATGGGTTTCAGGCTAAGAATTGATTGCTTTTCCTAATTCCAATTAAGTCTAGGAGACAACTATGAGCCAATATTCAGATCAACGCAGACCAAGGAATGAAGTTGCTTAGGGTAAGTCGTCTAGGTATCAGGGATCATGGTGGCAAGCGTGAACAAAACTATCTCTCCTATGAAGCTCCCGCTTGAGCTGTTAGCATCGTGAGCATTTAAACCTCTACATCAAAGGGCGTCCCAGCTTAAAACAATAGGATGAGCCACCGTGTCAAGCTCCCACCGATGATATAGACCTCTGTAGGCTGCGAAGTTGCCCCTATCACTGCAAGGACATCAACCGCCTAAACTGATACACAATCAGGAATTCTAAACCCCGAAAGAGATTAGCAAGCAAGGAAATAATGCGTTGTCTAGGCACCCTGATGTAGCCTAGGGGGCTAACGCATACCCAGGGCGATCGCCTAGTAGACGTTAGACACTACTACCCTATCGAATATTTTCAGGAGAAAGTGATCCATTTCCTAATATAAAGATGAGGAAATTCCCGAACCCATGTGTTTTTTGATGAACAAGGAGAGTAGTGATACTCTACCAACCTCGGTTGACGGCCAAACCTTTGTTCTCATCCCCTCCCCCCCTTTCCCCAAAAGACGTAGGAGAAGCCTCAGCGGCTAGGGGCTCCGCTCCCGCCCCGGCCATGGACGAGAGCGTCAGGGCGACGTCCACAAATGTTTGTCCGTCAATCACCTCGTCAACCAACACTACCCCCTACCAGGATGAACGATGACTGAATCATCTCGTCCCCCCTTGCCTCGGCTGTCCCCCACCACCAGCTACTACATCCGTCGCTTGCTGCATCAGAACCTTGATCAGCTGCGATCGGTCTTAGCCAGCGGAGCCGGGCTGGAAGCCAACCCCCTCTCCGACCTGAACGAGGTGTTGGGGAGCCTATATTTGGAGGCAGATGAGCTTAAGGAAGCTGTTCAGAGCATCGAGCGCTTGGCAACGTGTCATCAGGCGCTCGCGACCCAAGGTGGGCTTCATCGCCAAGAGCTAGAGCAAACCCAGTCGGAGATTTTTTGGCTGCTAGGGTTTCGGCTAGACCGGCCTGAACATCGCGGGTTACTGCTGCTGGTGGATGATCAGCCTGAAAATTTACGCTTGCTATCGACCACCCTCAGTAAGCAGGGGTATGACATTCGCAGTACTGTGAGCGGCTCCATGGCCATTACGGCGGCCAAAACAGCGAAGCCCGATCTGGTCTTGCTGGACATCATGATGCCGGGGATGGATGGCTATGATGTCTGCCGCGAGCTGAAGTCCCAAGTGGAGACTGCCGACATTCCCATCATCTTTGTTAGCGCCATTGACGACACCTTCGACAAGGTCAAGGCCTTTCAAGTGGGCGGAGCCGACTACATTACCAAGCCCTTTCGCATTGAAGAGGTCGCTGCCCGCATTGAAAATCAGATGCAAATTCGCCAGCTTCAGCAGCGGCTGCGGGGGCAAAATGTGCGGCTTGAGGAAGAACTACAGCGTATTAAGACGGAACAAAACCAAGCCGAACTGATGCGGCTAGCGATGGCGCAAATTGGTGACTATGTCTTGTTTTGTGATGACCAAGCCCAAGTCATCCATGGCAATGAGGCAGCCTGCAAGCAGCTTGGCTATTCCTATAGTGATTTGCTCACCCTCAGCCTTTACACCATTGCCCCGAACCTCACCCCCGACCAATGGTCTGAATATCGCCTCAAGCTGAGGGATTGGGGCTTTATGACCCTACAGATGGAACATCAGTCGGTCACGCAGCAGGCGATCGCTGTTTCCCTGGGGATGCATTATTTTCAACAAAATGGTCAGGAGCGCTTTTGCTTAGTTGCCCGCAAACTGGTGACTGTTTAATCGTTATGTTCTCCCATTTAATAGCTGATCTAAGGGTTGATTTAAGGGTTGATTTAAGGGTTGATCTGCTGGCTGAACAATCTGATCATGTTGCACAACGGTAAGATGGTGGGCATTCTGGTAGGAGCGATCGCTCCCACTGTTTGCGTCGTCGTCATTGCGTCATCATTGTTGGATGCTTAGTTGGATGCCTATGTCTCAGCCTCATGCCCATTCTGCTGCCTACCCCACCACCCAAGGAGCACTGCGCGATCGCCTCGATACCTACTACCAAGACATCAAGGCGGTGATCTTAAACCGTCAGCACCCGATTACGGGACTGCTGCCCGCCAGCACCGCCATTAATAGCCACGGCAACTATACCGATGCTTGGGTGCGCGACAATGTGTACAGCATTTTGGCCGTATGGGGGTTGGGGCTAGCCTACCGCAAATGCGATCGCGACCAGGGGCGCGCCTACGAGCTAGACCATAGCGTCATCAAGCTGATGCGCGGCTTGCTAACTTCCATGATGAAGCAGTCCCACAAAATTGAGCGCTTCAAAACCACCCAGTCGCCCATGGATGCCCTCCATGCCAAATACCGCACCAGCACTGGCGAAACGGTGGTCGGCGATCATGAATGGGGACACCTGCAGCTCGATGCCACCTCCATCTACCTGCTGATGTTGGCGCAGATGACCGCATCCGGTCTGCGCATCATCTACACTCTGGATGAAGTCAACGTGGTGCAAAACCTGGTGTATTACATTGGTCGCGCCTACCGCACCCCCGACTATGGCATCTGGGAACGGGGCAATAAGATTAACCACGGCGACCCAGAGCTGAACGCCAGCTCCATCGGCATGGCCAAGGCGGCCCTCGAAGCCATGAACGGCATCAACCTCTTTGGCATCGAGGGCGATCAGTCATCTGTCATCCATGTGCTGCCCGATGAGATTGCCCGCACCCGCAGCACCCTAGAATCCCTACTGCCTAGGGAATCTGGCTCCAAGGAAGTGGATGCGGCACTGCTCAGCGTCATCGGCTTCCCCGCCTTCGCCATTGATAACCCAGACCTGGTCGATCGCACCCGGCGCAACGTGGTGGATAAACTCCAGGGCAACTACGGCTGCAAGCGTTTCCTGCGGGATGGGCACCAAACGGTGATTGAAGATAGCCAGCGGTTGCACTACGAGCCCATTGAACTCAAGCAGTTTGAGCATGTCGAATGTGAGTGGCCGCTGTTTTACACCTACCTGTTCCTCGACGCGATCTTTCGGGGCGATCGCCCTCAGATCGACGACTATCAGCAGCGCTTGCAATCGGTACTGGTGGAGCAGAATGGGCGGATGCTGCTCCCCGAACTGTACTATGTCCCCCAAGAGCATCTGGATGCCGAACGCGACGACCCCGGCAGCCAAACCCGCCAGCCCAATGACAACATCCCGCTGGTCTGGGCCCAGAGCCTCTATTACCTGGGGCAACTGCTGTCAGAGCATTTAATCGCCGTGGGTGATCTCGATCCCCTAGGGCGGCATTTATCCCTCCAGGCTCCCCAAGCGCCGCTGGTGCAGATTGCCCTGATTGCCGAAGATGAAGCCCTGCAGGCCCAGCTATCCACCTATGGCGTGCCCACCCAAGTGCCCACCCAAGTGGAGCCGGTGCAAATTCGCCATGCCGCAGAGCT from Candidatus Obscuribacterales bacterium includes the following:
- a CDS encoding glycoside hydrolase family 15 protein; the encoded protein is MSQPHAHSAAYPTTQGALRDRLDTYYQDIKAVILNRQHPITGLLPASTAINSHGNYTDAWVRDNVYSILAVWGLGLAYRKCDRDQGRAYELDHSVIKLMRGLLTSMMKQSHKIERFKTTQSPMDALHAKYRTSTGETVVGDHEWGHLQLDATSIYLLMLAQMTASGLRIIYTLDEVNVVQNLVYYIGRAYRTPDYGIWERGNKINHGDPELNASSIGMAKAALEAMNGINLFGIEGDQSSVIHVLPDEIARTRSTLESLLPRESGSKEVDAALLSVIGFPAFAIDNPDLVDRTRRNVVDKLQGNYGCKRFLRDGHQTVIEDSQRLHYEPIELKQFEHVECEWPLFYTYLFLDAIFRGDRPQIDDYQQRLQSVLVEQNGRMLLPELYYVPQEHLDAERDDPGSQTRQPNDNIPLVWAQSLYYLGQLLSEHLIAVGDLDPLGRHLSLQAPQAPLVQIALIAEDEALQAQLSTYGVPTQVPTQVEPVQIRHAAELAVIYSQIGRNDVLGLSGRPLRRLRSLTTSRLFYVHGDAIAFLPSFLDQQQFYLTIDYHFLVAQIKGELAYIQRHWSQLGRPTLTLLLTHSMFEVGQPSAIGESPLLQLIQELMSGRCDDVSVRVAPLNQLISTAAIERIDFVHDFRFSQAPVRPVPPKPKFLPFDPAVNQPLTGPQEFLLECETEAEAILDRLKQSASLYEQIELLDTLCEVEGLTYELPWESDRPLTVADLLDEVYEKAT
- a CDS encoding response regulator; its protein translation is MTESSRPPLPRLSPTTSYYIRRLLHQNLDQLRSVLASGAGLEANPLSDLNEVLGSLYLEADELKEAVQSIERLATCHQALATQGGLHRQELEQTQSEIFWLLGFRLDRPEHRGLLLLVDDQPENLRLLSTTLSKQGYDIRSTVSGSMAITAAKTAKPDLVLLDIMMPGMDGYDVCRELKSQVETADIPIIFVSAIDDTFDKVKAFQVGGADYITKPFRIEEVAARIENQMQIRQLQQRLRGQNVRLEEELQRIKTEQNQAELMRLAMAQIGDYVLFCDDQAQVIHGNEAACKQLGYSYSDLLTLSLYTIAPNLTPDQWSEYRLKLRDWGFMTLQMEHQSVTQQAIAVSLGMHYFQQNGQERFCLVARKLVTV